A single region of the Candidatus Cloacimonadota bacterium genome encodes:
- a CDS encoding site-specific integrase has translation MKKNSIRFSEEYLQALKLKHYSEPTIKTYGLHFQRFLNFYPEIELENIKQEQIRKYLLFLVEEKHYSTYSQNNAINAIKFYFRDVKKYYFDIPKNKERKFPVVLSKEDVKKIINCTNNLKHKTILSTIYPVGL, from the coding sequence ATGAAAAAGAATTCTATTAGATTTTCGGAAGAGTATTTACAGGCTTTAAAATTAAAGCATTATAGCGAACCAACGATTAAAACTTACGGTTTGCATTTTCAAAGATTCCTGAATTTTTATCCTGAAATAGAATTGGAAAATATTAAACAAGAACAAATCCGAAAGTACTTATTGTTCCTTGTTGAAGAAAAACACTACTCCACTTATTCACAAAACAATGCAATAAATGCAATTAAATTCTATTTTAGAGATGTAAAAAAATATTATTTCGATATTCCAAAAAACAAAGAGAGAAAATTTCCGGTTGTTTTGAGTAAAGAAGATGTTAAGAAAATAATAAACTGTACTAATAATCTAAAACACAAAACCATTCTTTCTACTATCTACCCCGTTGGATTATAG